The Caldicellulosiruptor obsidiansis OB47 genome segment TTCTTGATGGTGGAAGGCAGTGAAATTGACTGGGCATCACACGCAAACGACCCTGTTGGAGTCATTTCAGATGTTCTTGCATTTGACAGGGCTGTGAAAGTTACACTTGAATTTGCAAAATCAAGAAATGATACAGCAGTGATAATTGCACCTGATCATAGCAATGGTGGTATGAGCATAGGAAATTATTCAACAAAGTATGATACAGCAATGCTAAATGATTTTTTGAAATATATCAAAAAAGCAAAAAGAACAGGGGCTGGAATAGAAGAACTTTTGGGTAACAACAAAACAGATGAGAATATTAAAAAAATAGTGTCTGAATATTATGGAGTAGATAATCTGACACAAGATGAAATAAACGCTATTAAAAATGCAAAGACAGGAGAACTCAACTATGTGCTCGGACCAATTATCAGCAAAAGGTCAAACCTCGGCTGGACAACAAACGGTCATACAGGTGACGATGTAGTGTTATATGCATATCATCCAAACAACTATATACCAAAAGGAGCAATTGACAATACAGAGATTTGTGATTATATGGCAGAAATCCTTGGCATCGATCTTGGAAACTTTAATGAAAACGCATATATCTCAAACATTGACTTAGAGGAAAAAGGGTATAATGTCTCTATTGATACAAGCAATCCTTCAAATGTCCAGTTTGTGATAAGTAAAGGAAATAAGACATACATTATTCCACAAAATAAAAATGTGGTATTAGAAGGTTCTAATCAGTACAGGGTAAAATACGTAAGCGTGTATATTCCAACAGCTAAAAGGTTTTTTGTATCAAGTGAGGTTGAAAATTTGATTAAATAACTAATTTCTTGCAATTTAAAATATAGCCGCTCAAGAACTTGAGCGGCTTTTACCTTGAAAAAAAGTACCTCCTCTTTTTATGAGGAGGTCTGCGGGGATTTTTTATTTATTCTAACGATTATTTCGTAGTATGCGTCAGTTGTAATTTCTTTTATATCATAATTTATATCAGTTTTTTGAAATAATTTCAAGGCTTTTTTTATGGTATTATATACCACCCTACAATCATTCATTGAAACCTTTATAACTTTTCCTGTTTTCAAGCTTTTTTTGTTATTCAAATACTCTGTTATAAGCCTTTCTGTTTGCGAGACTGTAAGCCCACCCTCAATTATTCTTGATAGAACGTTTCTCATATCCTCTTCTGACTCAAGTCTCAGAAGCGCCCTTGCATGACGTTCAGAAAGACCATGTTCACGCACAGTCCATCTTACATCAGCTGGAAGCTGGAGTAGCCTTATCTTGTTAGCAATTGCAGACTGGGTTTTACCTACTCTTTTTGCAATTTCAACCTGAGTAAGTCCAAACTCATCAGCAAGCTGTTTATATCCTTGAGCCTCTTCAAAAAAGTCAAGGTCCTGCCGCTGGATATTTTCTATTAGTGCTAAAATTGCACTTTCAATATCAGTCACATTTATAATAATAGCCTTTATTTTGCTATACCCTAAATGCTTGAACGCTCTCAGTCTTCTCTCTCCGGCAATAAGATAATAAAACTCTCCTTTTTTTCTCACAATGATTGGTTG includes the following:
- a CDS encoding alkaline phosphatase is translated as MKRFLMHRKNIIVSFLLILCLILSTLAFAQQDEPNSQKVKNVILMIPDGMTISHTSLARWYQDGEPLSMDEIACGLIRTHSANNPITDSAPAATAYATGFKTQNRYLSIYPEMVSMPGVGQVDEKDFYKPIVTILEAAKKVGKATGLVFTCQFPHATPAAFASHSDNRNDYENIAEQMVYNQVDVVFGGGYRYIDKNQRKDNEDLAGYLKENGFFVTPSWHEAKNFYGQKIWGLFAQDAMHYDFDRNGSGEPSLAEMTQKAIQLLSKNRNGFFLMVEGSEIDWASHANDPVGVISDVLAFDRAVKVTLEFAKSRNDTAVIIAPDHSNGGMSIGNYSTKYDTAMLNDFLKYIKKAKRTGAGIEELLGNNKTDENIKKIVSEYYGVDNLTQDEINAIKNAKTGELNYVLGPIISKRSNLGWTTNGHTGDDVVLYAYHPNNYIPKGAIDNTEICDYMAEILGIDLGNFNENAYISNIDLEEKGYNVSIDTSNPSNVQFVISKGNKTYIIPQNKNVVLEGSNQYRVKYVSVYIPTAKRFFVSSEVENLIK
- a CDS encoding ParB/RepB/Spo0J family partition protein, translating into MFSLLIRQTNKADIEKELYSIEDIPVEKVLPNPYQPRSNFDEKLIEELALSIKTYGLLQPIIVRKKGEFYYLIAGERRLRAFKHLGYSKIKAIIINVTDIESAILALIENIQRQDLDFFEEAQGYKQLADEFGLTQVEIAKRVGKTQSAIANKIRLLQLPADVRWTVREHGLSERHARALLRLESEEDMRNVLSRIIEGGLTVSQTERLITEYLNNKKSLKTGKVIKVSMNDCRVVYNTIKKALKLFQKTDINYDIKEITTDAYYEIIVRINKKSPQTSS